Proteins co-encoded in one Cynocephalus volans isolate mCynVol1 chromosome 11, mCynVol1.pri, whole genome shotgun sequence genomic window:
- the ITIH3 gene encoding inter-alpha-trypsin inhibitor heavy chain H3 isoform X7: MASAWWPCLILALLSSLAASGLPRSPFRLLGKRSLLEGVANSIEVYSTKISCKVTSRFAHNVVTTRAVNRADTAKEVSFDVELPKTAFITNFTLTIDGVTYPGNVKEKEVARKQYEKAVSQGKTAGLVKASGRKLEKFTVSVNVAAGSNVTFELTYEELLKRHKGKYEMYLKVQPKQLVKHFEITADIFEPQGISMLDAEASFITNDLLGSALTKSFSGKKGHVSFKPSLDQQRSCPTCTDSLLDGDFTIIYDVNRESPANVQVVNGYFVHFFAPQGLPVVPKNVAFVIDVSGSMAGRKIEQTRDALLKILEDMKKDDYLNFILFSGDVTIWKDHLVQATPENLQEAREFVKNIDDNGMTNLNDGLMMGISMLNQAREEHRIPERSTSIVIMLTDGDANIGERRFEKIQENVRNAIGGKFPLYNLGFGTNLNYNFLETMALQNHGFARRIYEDSDANLQLQGFYEEVANPLLTGVEVEYPENAILDLTQNNYQHFYDGSEIVVAGRLVDKDMNSFKADVKGHGAINDLTFTEEVDMKEVEKALQERDYIFGNYIERLWAYLTIEQLLEKRKNAYGEEKENLTAQALDLSLKYHFVTPLTSMVVTKPEDNEDQMAIADKPGEASSQQPSTPYYYVDGDPHFIIHVPERDDAICFNIDEEPGTVLRLIQDPVTGLTVNGQIIGDKKGSPDSKTIKTYFGKLGITNTQMDLRIEVATEKITLWNGAAQSTFSWLDTVAVTQDGLSVMINRKKNMVVSFGDGVTFVVVLHQVWKKHPVHQDFLGFYVVDSHRMSVQTHGLLGQFFHPFDFKVSNIRPSSDPTKPDATMVVKNHQLTVTRGSQKDYRKNATIGTKVACWFIHNNGEGLIDGVHTDYIVPDLF; encoded by the exons AAACGGAGCCTCCTGGAAGGG GTGGCCAACAGCATTGAGGTCTATAGTACCAAAATCAGCTGCAAGGTGACCTCCCGCTTTGCTCACAATGTTGTTACCACAAGGGCTGTCAACCGTGCAGACACAGCCAAGGAGGTTTCCTTTGATGTGGAGCTGCCCAAGACGGCCTTCATCACCAACTTCACCTT GACCATTGACGGTGTTACCTACCCTGGAAATGTCAAGGAGAAGGAAGTGGCCAGGAAGCAGTATGAAAAAGCTGTATCCCAGGGCAAGACGGCCGGCCTGGTCAA AGCCTCTGGGAGGAAGCTGGAGAAATTCACAGTCTCAGTCAATGTGGCTGCGGGCAGCAATGTCACCTTTGAGCTAACCTACGAAGAGCTGCTGAAGAGGCACAAGGGCAAGTACGAGATGTACCTCAAGGTGCAGCCCAAGCAACTGGTCAAACACTTTGAG ATCACGGCAGACATCTTTGAGCCGCAAGGCATCAGCATGCTGGATGCTGAGGCCTCGTTCATCACCAATGACCTACTGGGCAGCGCCCTCACCAAGTCTTTCTCAGGGAAGAAG GGCCATGTGTCCTTTAAGCCCAGCTTAGATCAACAGCGTTCATGCCCAACCTGTACAGACTCCCTCCTTGATGGAGATTTCACCATCATCTACGATGTGAACAGGGAGTCTCCAGCCAACGTGCAG gTAGTCAATGGCTactttgtacatttctttgcaCCTCAAGGCCTTCCAGTGGTGCCTAAGAATGTGGCTTTTGTGATCGATGTCAGTGGTTCCATGGCTGGTCGGAAAATAGAGCAG ACAAGGGATGCCCTTCTAAAAATCCTGGAGGATATGAAAAAGGATGACTACCTGAATTTCATCCTGTTCAGTGGAGATGTGACCATTTGGAAAGACCACTTAGTTCAAGCCACTCCAGAGAACCTCCAGGAGGCCAGGGAGTTTGTGAAGAATATTGATGATAACGGAA TGACCAACCTCAATGATGGGCTGATGATGGGCATTAGCATGCTGAACCAGGCCCGGGAAGAGCACAGAATCCCGGAGAGGAGTACCTCCATCGTCATCATGCTGACTGATGGGGATGCCAATATTG GTGAGAGAAGATTTGAAAAAATCCAAGAGAATGTGCGGAATGCCATTGGGGGCAAATTCCCCTTGTATAACCTGGGCTTTGGCACTAATCTGAACTATAACTTCCTGGAGACTATGGCCCTGCAGAACCATGGGTTTGCCCGGCGCATTTATGAGGATTCCGATGCCAATTTGCAGTTGCAG GGCTTCTACGAGGAGGTGGCTAACCCTTTGCTGACGGGCGTGGAGGTGGAGTACCCTGAGAATGCCATCCTGGACCTCACCCAGAACAATTACCAGCACTTTTATGACGGCTCTGAGATTGTGGTGGCTGGGCGCCTGGTGGATAAGGACATGAACAGCTTTAAGGCGGATGTGAAGGGCCATGGG gccaTCAACGACCTGaccttcacagaggaggtggaCATGAAGGAGGTGGAGAAGGCTCTGCAAGAGCGGGACTACATTTTTGGGAATTACATCGAACGGCTCTGGGCCTATCTCACCATTGAGCAGCTGCTGGAGAAACG AAAGAATGCCTATGGTGAGGAGAAGGAGAACCTCACAGCCCAGGCCTTGGACCTGTCCCTCAAGTACCACTTTGTGACTCCGCTGACCTCCATGGTGGTGACCAAGCCTGAGGACAACGAGGACCAGATGGCCATTGCTGACAAGCCTGGGGAAG CCAGCTCCCAGCAACCTTCAACACCCTACTACTATG TGGACGGGGATCCTCACTTTATCATCCACGTCCCGGAGAGAGACGATGCCATCTGCTTCAACATTGATGAAGAGCCAGGCACAGTGTTGCGCCTCATTCAGGACCCAGTCACAG GCCTCACAGTTAATGGGCAGATCATTGGTGACAAGAAAGGCAGCCCTGACTCCAAGACCATAAAGACTTACTTTGGAAAACTGGGCATTACCAATACTCAGATGGATTTACGGATTGAGGTGGCGACAGAGAAGATCACCCTGTGGAATGGGGCTGCACAGAGCACTTTCAGCTGGCTGGACACAGTCGCAGTCACACAGGATGG GCTGTCTGTGATGATCAACAGGAAGAAGAACATGGTGGTCTCCTTTGGAGATGGGGTTACTTTTGTGGTTGTCCTGCATCAGGTGTGGAAGAAACATCCAGTCCACCAGGACTTCCTAGGCTTCTACGTGGTGGACAGTCACCGGATGTCAGTGCAGACACATGGACTACTGG GGCAATTCTTCCACCCCTTTGACTTTAAAGTGTCTAACATCCGCCCAAGTTCTGACCCCACAAAGCCGGATGCCACAATGGTGGTGAAGAACCATCAGCTGACCGTCACCAG gGGCTCCCAGAAAGATTACAGAAAGAATGCCACCATCGGCACAAAGGTTGCCTGCTGGTTCATCCACAACAATGGGGAAGGACTGATTGATGGTGTCCACACTGACTACATTGTCCCCGACCTGTTTTGA
- the ITIH3 gene encoding inter-alpha-trypsin inhibitor heavy chain H3 isoform X9: MASAWWPCLILALLSSLAASGLPRSPFRLLGKRSLLEGVANSIEVYSTKISCKVTSRFAHNVVTTRAVNRADTAKEVSFDVELPKTAFITNFTLTIDGVTYPGNVKEKEVARKQYEKAVSQGKTAGLVKASGRKLEKFTVSVNVAAGSNVTFELTYEELLKRHKGKYEMYLKVQPKQLVKHFEITADIFEPQGISMLDAEASFITNDLLGSALTKSFSGKKGHVSFKPSLDQQRSCPTCTDSLLDGDFTIIYDVNRESPANVQVVNGYFVHFFAPQGLPVVPKNVAFVIDVSGSMAGRKIEQTRDALLKILEDMKKDDYLNFILFSGDVTIWKDHLVQATPENLQEAREFVKNIDDNGMTNLNDGLMMGISMLNQAREEHRIPERSTSIVIMLTDGDANIGERRFEKIQENVRNAIGGKFPLYNLGFGTNLNYNFLETMALQNHGFARRIYEDSDANLQLQGFYEEVANPLLTGVEVEYPENAILDLTQNNYQHFYDGSEIVVAGRLVDKDMNSFKADVKGHGAINDLTFTEEVATEKITLWNGAAQSTFSWLDTVAVTQDGLSVMINRKKNMVVSFGDGVTFVVVLHQVWKKHPVHQDFLGFYVVDSHRMSVQTHGLLGQFFHPFDFKVSNIRPSSDPTKPDATMVVKNHQLTVTRGSQKDYRKNATIGTKVACWFIHNNGEGLIDGVHTDYIVPDLF, translated from the exons AAACGGAGCCTCCTGGAAGGG GTGGCCAACAGCATTGAGGTCTATAGTACCAAAATCAGCTGCAAGGTGACCTCCCGCTTTGCTCACAATGTTGTTACCACAAGGGCTGTCAACCGTGCAGACACAGCCAAGGAGGTTTCCTTTGATGTGGAGCTGCCCAAGACGGCCTTCATCACCAACTTCACCTT GACCATTGACGGTGTTACCTACCCTGGAAATGTCAAGGAGAAGGAAGTGGCCAGGAAGCAGTATGAAAAAGCTGTATCCCAGGGCAAGACGGCCGGCCTGGTCAA AGCCTCTGGGAGGAAGCTGGAGAAATTCACAGTCTCAGTCAATGTGGCTGCGGGCAGCAATGTCACCTTTGAGCTAACCTACGAAGAGCTGCTGAAGAGGCACAAGGGCAAGTACGAGATGTACCTCAAGGTGCAGCCCAAGCAACTGGTCAAACACTTTGAG ATCACGGCAGACATCTTTGAGCCGCAAGGCATCAGCATGCTGGATGCTGAGGCCTCGTTCATCACCAATGACCTACTGGGCAGCGCCCTCACCAAGTCTTTCTCAGGGAAGAAG GGCCATGTGTCCTTTAAGCCCAGCTTAGATCAACAGCGTTCATGCCCAACCTGTACAGACTCCCTCCTTGATGGAGATTTCACCATCATCTACGATGTGAACAGGGAGTCTCCAGCCAACGTGCAG gTAGTCAATGGCTactttgtacatttctttgcaCCTCAAGGCCTTCCAGTGGTGCCTAAGAATGTGGCTTTTGTGATCGATGTCAGTGGTTCCATGGCTGGTCGGAAAATAGAGCAG ACAAGGGATGCCCTTCTAAAAATCCTGGAGGATATGAAAAAGGATGACTACCTGAATTTCATCCTGTTCAGTGGAGATGTGACCATTTGGAAAGACCACTTAGTTCAAGCCACTCCAGAGAACCTCCAGGAGGCCAGGGAGTTTGTGAAGAATATTGATGATAACGGAA TGACCAACCTCAATGATGGGCTGATGATGGGCATTAGCATGCTGAACCAGGCCCGGGAAGAGCACAGAATCCCGGAGAGGAGTACCTCCATCGTCATCATGCTGACTGATGGGGATGCCAATATTG GTGAGAGAAGATTTGAAAAAATCCAAGAGAATGTGCGGAATGCCATTGGGGGCAAATTCCCCTTGTATAACCTGGGCTTTGGCACTAATCTGAACTATAACTTCCTGGAGACTATGGCCCTGCAGAACCATGGGTTTGCCCGGCGCATTTATGAGGATTCCGATGCCAATTTGCAGTTGCAG GGCTTCTACGAGGAGGTGGCTAACCCTTTGCTGACGGGCGTGGAGGTGGAGTACCCTGAGAATGCCATCCTGGACCTCACCCAGAACAATTACCAGCACTTTTATGACGGCTCTGAGATTGTGGTGGCTGGGCGCCTGGTGGATAAGGACATGAACAGCTTTAAGGCGGATGTGAAGGGCCATGGG gccaTCAACGACCTGaccttcacagaggag GTGGCGACAGAGAAGATCACCCTGTGGAATGGGGCTGCACAGAGCACTTTCAGCTGGCTGGACACAGTCGCAGTCACACAGGATGG GCTGTCTGTGATGATCAACAGGAAGAAGAACATGGTGGTCTCCTTTGGAGATGGGGTTACTTTTGTGGTTGTCCTGCATCAGGTGTGGAAGAAACATCCAGTCCACCAGGACTTCCTAGGCTTCTACGTGGTGGACAGTCACCGGATGTCAGTGCAGACACATGGACTACTGG GGCAATTCTTCCACCCCTTTGACTTTAAAGTGTCTAACATCCGCCCAAGTTCTGACCCCACAAAGCCGGATGCCACAATGGTGGTGAAGAACCATCAGCTGACCGTCACCAG gGGCTCCCAGAAAGATTACAGAAAGAATGCCACCATCGGCACAAAGGTTGCCTGCTGGTTCATCCACAACAATGGGGAAGGACTGATTGATGGTGTCCACACTGACTACATTGTCCCCGACCTGTTTTGA
- the ITIH3 gene encoding inter-alpha-trypsin inhibitor heavy chain H3 isoform X8: MASAWWPCLILALLSSLAASGLPRSPFRLLGKRSLLEGVANSIEVYSTKISCKVTSRFAHNVVTTRAVNRADTAKEVSFDVELPKTAFITNFTLTIDGVTYPGNVKEKEVARKQYEKAVSQGKTAGLVKASGRKLEKFTVSVNVAAGSNVTFELTYEELLKRHKGKYEMYLKVQPKQLVKHFEITADIFEPQGISMLDAEASFITNDLLGSALTKSFSGKKGHVSFKPSLDQQRSCPTCTDSLLDGDFTIIYDVNRESPANVQVVNGYFVHFFAPQGLPVVPKNVAFVIDVSGSMAGRKIEQTRDALLKILEDMKKDDYLNFILFSGDVTIWKDHLVQATPENLQEAREFVKNIDDNGMTNLNDGLMMGISMLNQAREEHRIPERSTSIVIMLTDGDANIGERRFEKIQENVRNAIGGKFPLYNLGFGTNLNYNFLETMALQNHGFARRIYEDSDANLQLQAINDLTFTEEVDMKEVEKALQERDYIFGNYIERLWAYLTIEQLLEKRKNAYGEEKENLTAQALDLSLKYHFVTPLTSMVVTKPEDNEDQMAIADKPGEDAQVTRGTASMSFLTSSQQPSTPYYYVDGDPHFIIHVPERDDAICFNIDEEPGTVLRLIQDPVTGLTVNGQIIGDKKGSPDSKTIKTYFGKLGITNTQMDLRIEVATEKITLWNGAAQSTFSWLDTVAVTQDGLSVMINRKKNMVVSFGDGVTFVVVLHQVWKKHPVHQDFLGFYVVDSHRMSVQTHGLLGQFFHPFDFKVSNIRPSSDPTKPDATMVVKNHQLTVTRGSQKDYRKNATIGTKVACWFIHNNGEGLIDGVHTDYIVPDLF; this comes from the exons AAACGGAGCCTCCTGGAAGGG GTGGCCAACAGCATTGAGGTCTATAGTACCAAAATCAGCTGCAAGGTGACCTCCCGCTTTGCTCACAATGTTGTTACCACAAGGGCTGTCAACCGTGCAGACACAGCCAAGGAGGTTTCCTTTGATGTGGAGCTGCCCAAGACGGCCTTCATCACCAACTTCACCTT GACCATTGACGGTGTTACCTACCCTGGAAATGTCAAGGAGAAGGAAGTGGCCAGGAAGCAGTATGAAAAAGCTGTATCCCAGGGCAAGACGGCCGGCCTGGTCAA AGCCTCTGGGAGGAAGCTGGAGAAATTCACAGTCTCAGTCAATGTGGCTGCGGGCAGCAATGTCACCTTTGAGCTAACCTACGAAGAGCTGCTGAAGAGGCACAAGGGCAAGTACGAGATGTACCTCAAGGTGCAGCCCAAGCAACTGGTCAAACACTTTGAG ATCACGGCAGACATCTTTGAGCCGCAAGGCATCAGCATGCTGGATGCTGAGGCCTCGTTCATCACCAATGACCTACTGGGCAGCGCCCTCACCAAGTCTTTCTCAGGGAAGAAG GGCCATGTGTCCTTTAAGCCCAGCTTAGATCAACAGCGTTCATGCCCAACCTGTACAGACTCCCTCCTTGATGGAGATTTCACCATCATCTACGATGTGAACAGGGAGTCTCCAGCCAACGTGCAG gTAGTCAATGGCTactttgtacatttctttgcaCCTCAAGGCCTTCCAGTGGTGCCTAAGAATGTGGCTTTTGTGATCGATGTCAGTGGTTCCATGGCTGGTCGGAAAATAGAGCAG ACAAGGGATGCCCTTCTAAAAATCCTGGAGGATATGAAAAAGGATGACTACCTGAATTTCATCCTGTTCAGTGGAGATGTGACCATTTGGAAAGACCACTTAGTTCAAGCCACTCCAGAGAACCTCCAGGAGGCCAGGGAGTTTGTGAAGAATATTGATGATAACGGAA TGACCAACCTCAATGATGGGCTGATGATGGGCATTAGCATGCTGAACCAGGCCCGGGAAGAGCACAGAATCCCGGAGAGGAGTACCTCCATCGTCATCATGCTGACTGATGGGGATGCCAATATTG GTGAGAGAAGATTTGAAAAAATCCAAGAGAATGTGCGGAATGCCATTGGGGGCAAATTCCCCTTGTATAACCTGGGCTTTGGCACTAATCTGAACTATAACTTCCTGGAGACTATGGCCCTGCAGAACCATGGGTTTGCCCGGCGCATTTATGAGGATTCCGATGCCAATTTGCAGTTGCAG gccaTCAACGACCTGaccttcacagaggaggtggaCATGAAGGAGGTGGAGAAGGCTCTGCAAGAGCGGGACTACATTTTTGGGAATTACATCGAACGGCTCTGGGCCTATCTCACCATTGAGCAGCTGCTGGAGAAACG AAAGAATGCCTATGGTGAGGAGAAGGAGAACCTCACAGCCCAGGCCTTGGACCTGTCCCTCAAGTACCACTTTGTGACTCCGCTGACCTCCATGGTGGTGACCAAGCCTGAGGACAACGAGGACCAGATGGCCATTGCTGACAAGCCTGGGGAAG ATGCACAAG TCACACGTGGGACTGCCTCTATGTCCTTCCTGA CCAGCTCCCAGCAACCTTCAACACCCTACTACTATG TGGACGGGGATCCTCACTTTATCATCCACGTCCCGGAGAGAGACGATGCCATCTGCTTCAACATTGATGAAGAGCCAGGCACAGTGTTGCGCCTCATTCAGGACCCAGTCACAG GCCTCACAGTTAATGGGCAGATCATTGGTGACAAGAAAGGCAGCCCTGACTCCAAGACCATAAAGACTTACTTTGGAAAACTGGGCATTACCAATACTCAGATGGATTTACGGATTGAGGTGGCGACAGAGAAGATCACCCTGTGGAATGGGGCTGCACAGAGCACTTTCAGCTGGCTGGACACAGTCGCAGTCACACAGGATGG GCTGTCTGTGATGATCAACAGGAAGAAGAACATGGTGGTCTCCTTTGGAGATGGGGTTACTTTTGTGGTTGTCCTGCATCAGGTGTGGAAGAAACATCCAGTCCACCAGGACTTCCTAGGCTTCTACGTGGTGGACAGTCACCGGATGTCAGTGCAGACACATGGACTACTGG GGCAATTCTTCCACCCCTTTGACTTTAAAGTGTCTAACATCCGCCCAAGTTCTGACCCCACAAAGCCGGATGCCACAATGGTGGTGAAGAACCATCAGCTGACCGTCACCAG gGGCTCCCAGAAAGATTACAGAAAGAATGCCACCATCGGCACAAAGGTTGCCTGCTGGTTCATCCACAACAATGGGGAAGGACTGATTGATGGTGTCCACACTGACTACATTGTCCCCGACCTGTTTTGA
- the ITIH3 gene encoding inter-alpha-trypsin inhibitor heavy chain H3 isoform X4: protein MASAWWPCLILALLSSLAASGLPRSPFRLLGKRSLLEGVANSIEVYSTKISCKVTSRFAHNVVTTRAVNRADTAKEVSFDVELPKTAFITNFTLTIDGVTYPGNVKEKEVARKQYEKAVSQGKTAGLVKASGRKLEKFTVSVNVAAGSNVTFELTYEELLKRHKGKYEMYLKVQPKQLVKHFEITADIFEPQGISMLDAEASFITNDLLGSALTKSFSGKKGHVSFKPSLDQQRSCPTCTDSLLDGDFTIIYDVNRESPANVQVVNGYFVHFFAPQGLPVVPKNVAFVIDVSGSMAGRKIEQTRDALLKILEDMKKDDYLNFILFSGDVTIWKDHLVQATPENLQEAREFVKNIDDNGMTNLNDGLMMGISMLNQAREEHRIPERSTSIVIMLTDGDANIGERRFEKIQENVRNAIGGKFPLYNLGFGTNLNYNFLETMALQNHGFARRIYEDSDANLQLQGFYEEVANPLLTGVEVEYPENAILDLTQNNYQHFYDGSEIVVAGRLVDKDMNSFKADVKGHGAINDLTFTEEVDMKEVEKALQERDYIFGNYIERLWAYLTIEQLLEKRKNAYGEEKENLTAQALDLSLKYHFVTPLTSMVVTKPEDNEDQMAIADKPGEVTRGTASMSFLTSSQQPSTPYYYVDGDPHFIIHVPERDDAICFNIDEEPGTVLRLIQDPVTGLTVNGQIIGDKKGSPDSKTIKTYFGKLGITNTQMDLRIEVATEKITLWNGAAQSTFSWLDTVAVTQDGLSVMINRKKNMVVSFGDGVTFVVVLHQVWKKHPVHQDFLGFYVVDSHRMSVQTHGLLGQFFHPFDFKVSNIRPSSDPTKPDATMVVKNHQLTVTRGSQKDYRKNATIGTKVACWFIHNNGEGLIDGVHTDYIVPDLF from the exons AAACGGAGCCTCCTGGAAGGG GTGGCCAACAGCATTGAGGTCTATAGTACCAAAATCAGCTGCAAGGTGACCTCCCGCTTTGCTCACAATGTTGTTACCACAAGGGCTGTCAACCGTGCAGACACAGCCAAGGAGGTTTCCTTTGATGTGGAGCTGCCCAAGACGGCCTTCATCACCAACTTCACCTT GACCATTGACGGTGTTACCTACCCTGGAAATGTCAAGGAGAAGGAAGTGGCCAGGAAGCAGTATGAAAAAGCTGTATCCCAGGGCAAGACGGCCGGCCTGGTCAA AGCCTCTGGGAGGAAGCTGGAGAAATTCACAGTCTCAGTCAATGTGGCTGCGGGCAGCAATGTCACCTTTGAGCTAACCTACGAAGAGCTGCTGAAGAGGCACAAGGGCAAGTACGAGATGTACCTCAAGGTGCAGCCCAAGCAACTGGTCAAACACTTTGAG ATCACGGCAGACATCTTTGAGCCGCAAGGCATCAGCATGCTGGATGCTGAGGCCTCGTTCATCACCAATGACCTACTGGGCAGCGCCCTCACCAAGTCTTTCTCAGGGAAGAAG GGCCATGTGTCCTTTAAGCCCAGCTTAGATCAACAGCGTTCATGCCCAACCTGTACAGACTCCCTCCTTGATGGAGATTTCACCATCATCTACGATGTGAACAGGGAGTCTCCAGCCAACGTGCAG gTAGTCAATGGCTactttgtacatttctttgcaCCTCAAGGCCTTCCAGTGGTGCCTAAGAATGTGGCTTTTGTGATCGATGTCAGTGGTTCCATGGCTGGTCGGAAAATAGAGCAG ACAAGGGATGCCCTTCTAAAAATCCTGGAGGATATGAAAAAGGATGACTACCTGAATTTCATCCTGTTCAGTGGAGATGTGACCATTTGGAAAGACCACTTAGTTCAAGCCACTCCAGAGAACCTCCAGGAGGCCAGGGAGTTTGTGAAGAATATTGATGATAACGGAA TGACCAACCTCAATGATGGGCTGATGATGGGCATTAGCATGCTGAACCAGGCCCGGGAAGAGCACAGAATCCCGGAGAGGAGTACCTCCATCGTCATCATGCTGACTGATGGGGATGCCAATATTG GTGAGAGAAGATTTGAAAAAATCCAAGAGAATGTGCGGAATGCCATTGGGGGCAAATTCCCCTTGTATAACCTGGGCTTTGGCACTAATCTGAACTATAACTTCCTGGAGACTATGGCCCTGCAGAACCATGGGTTTGCCCGGCGCATTTATGAGGATTCCGATGCCAATTTGCAGTTGCAG GGCTTCTACGAGGAGGTGGCTAACCCTTTGCTGACGGGCGTGGAGGTGGAGTACCCTGAGAATGCCATCCTGGACCTCACCCAGAACAATTACCAGCACTTTTATGACGGCTCTGAGATTGTGGTGGCTGGGCGCCTGGTGGATAAGGACATGAACAGCTTTAAGGCGGATGTGAAGGGCCATGGG gccaTCAACGACCTGaccttcacagaggaggtggaCATGAAGGAGGTGGAGAAGGCTCTGCAAGAGCGGGACTACATTTTTGGGAATTACATCGAACGGCTCTGGGCCTATCTCACCATTGAGCAGCTGCTGGAGAAACG AAAGAATGCCTATGGTGAGGAGAAGGAGAACCTCACAGCCCAGGCCTTGGACCTGTCCCTCAAGTACCACTTTGTGACTCCGCTGACCTCCATGGTGGTGACCAAGCCTGAGGACAACGAGGACCAGATGGCCATTGCTGACAAGCCTGGGGAAG TCACACGTGGGACTGCCTCTATGTCCTTCCTGA CCAGCTCCCAGCAACCTTCAACACCCTACTACTATG TGGACGGGGATCCTCACTTTATCATCCACGTCCCGGAGAGAGACGATGCCATCTGCTTCAACATTGATGAAGAGCCAGGCACAGTGTTGCGCCTCATTCAGGACCCAGTCACAG GCCTCACAGTTAATGGGCAGATCATTGGTGACAAGAAAGGCAGCCCTGACTCCAAGACCATAAAGACTTACTTTGGAAAACTGGGCATTACCAATACTCAGATGGATTTACGGATTGAGGTGGCGACAGAGAAGATCACCCTGTGGAATGGGGCTGCACAGAGCACTTTCAGCTGGCTGGACACAGTCGCAGTCACACAGGATGG GCTGTCTGTGATGATCAACAGGAAGAAGAACATGGTGGTCTCCTTTGGAGATGGGGTTACTTTTGTGGTTGTCCTGCATCAGGTGTGGAAGAAACATCCAGTCCACCAGGACTTCCTAGGCTTCTACGTGGTGGACAGTCACCGGATGTCAGTGCAGACACATGGACTACTGG GGCAATTCTTCCACCCCTTTGACTTTAAAGTGTCTAACATCCGCCCAAGTTCTGACCCCACAAAGCCGGATGCCACAATGGTGGTGAAGAACCATCAGCTGACCGTCACCAG gGGCTCCCAGAAAGATTACAGAAAGAATGCCACCATCGGCACAAAGGTTGCCTGCTGGTTCATCCACAACAATGGGGAAGGACTGATTGATGGTGTCCACACTGACTACATTGTCCCCGACCTGTTTTGA